From Pseudomonas fluorescens, one genomic window encodes:
- the mltF gene encoding membrane-bound lytic murein transglycosylase MltF has product MFSPMALRPRFAKWLIATGLFLMLSGCVDKPNTLERVKEDGVLRVITRNSPATYFQDRNGETGFEYELVKRFADDLGVELKIETADNLDDLFEQVGKPNGPVIAAAGLVSSEQRKAQVRFSHSYLEVTPQIIYRNGQSRPTNAADLAGKKIMVLKGSTHAEQLAALKAKNPRIEYEESDAVEVVDLLRMVDEGQIDLTLVDSNEVAMNQVYFPNVRVAFDLGDASNQSWAVAAGDDNSLLNEINEFLDKVEKNGTLQRLKDRYYGHVDVLGYVGAYTFAQHLQQRLPKYEQHFKTYAKKEKVDWRLLAAIGYQESLWQPAVTSKTGVRGLMMLTQNTAQAMGVSNRLDARQSIMGGAKYLAYMKDQLDDSIKEPDRTWFALAAYNVGSGHLDDARKLAAKEGLNPDKWLDVKKILPRLSQKQWYSKTRYGYARGGEPVHFVANIRRYYDILTWVTQPQLEGDQVAEGNLHVPGIDKTKPPEEPAPL; this is encoded by the coding sequence ATGTTTTCCCCAATGGCTTTGCGTCCGCGATTCGCCAAATGGCTCATCGCAACCGGACTCTTCCTGATGCTCAGCGGCTGTGTTGATAAACCCAACACCCTGGAGCGCGTAAAGGAGGATGGCGTGCTGCGCGTGATCACGCGTAACAGCCCGGCCACCTACTTCCAGGACCGCAACGGTGAAACCGGCTTCGAATACGAGCTGGTGAAGCGCTTTGCCGACGATCTGGGGGTGGAGCTGAAGATCGAGACCGCAGACAACCTCGACGACCTCTTTGAACAGGTGGGCAAGCCCAACGGTCCCGTGATCGCTGCTGCCGGCCTGGTCAGCAGCGAGCAACGCAAGGCGCAAGTGCGGTTTTCCCACTCCTATCTGGAAGTTACCCCGCAGATCATCTACCGCAACGGCCAGTCGCGCCCCACCAATGCAGCCGACCTGGCAGGCAAGAAGATCATGGTGCTCAAGGGCAGCACCCATGCCGAACAATTGGCGGCATTGAAGGCAAAAAATCCCAGGATCGAATACGAAGAGTCTGACGCTGTGGAAGTGGTCGATCTGCTGCGCATGGTGGATGAAGGTCAGATCGACCTGACCCTGGTCGACTCCAACGAAGTCGCGATGAACCAGGTGTACTTCCCCAACGTCCGGGTGGCTTTCGACCTTGGCGATGCCAGTAACCAGAGCTGGGCCGTGGCCGCCGGCGATGACAACAGCCTGCTCAACGAGATCAACGAGTTTCTCGACAAGGTCGAGAAAAACGGCACCCTGCAACGTCTGAAGGACCGCTACTACGGGCATGTCGACGTGCTCGGCTACGTCGGCGCCTATACCTTTGCCCAGCACTTGCAGCAGCGCCTGCCCAAGTACGAACAGCACTTCAAGACCTACGCCAAGAAAGAGAAAGTCGATTGGCGGCTATTGGCCGCGATTGGCTATCAAGAATCCCTGTGGCAACCGGCCGTCACTTCCAAAACCGGCGTGCGCGGCCTGATGATGCTGACCCAGAACACCGCGCAGGCGATGGGCGTGTCCAACCGCCTGGATGCCCGACAGAGCATCATGGGCGGCGCCAAGTACCTGGCCTACATGAAGGATCAGCTCGACGACTCGATCAAGGAGCCTGATCGCACCTGGTTTGCCCTGGCGGCCTACAACGTCGGCAGCGGCCACCTGGATGACGCGCGCAAGCTGGCCGCCAAGGAGGGGCTGAATCCAGACAAATGGCTTGATGTGAAGAAGATCTTGCCGCGCCTGTCGCAGAAACAGTGGTACAGCAAGACCCGTTATGGCTACGCCCGTGGCGGCGAGCCGGTGCATTTCGTGGCCAACATCCGCCGCTACTACGACATCCTGACCTGGGTCACGCAGCCGCAACTGGAAGGCGACCAGGTCGCCGAAGGCAACCTGCATGTGCCGGGGATCGACAAGACCAAGCCGCCGGAAGAGCCGGCGCCGCTGTGA
- the era gene encoding GTPase Era, with the protein MTDTNVTRCGYVAIVGRPNVGKSTLLNHILGQKLAITSRKPQTTRHNMLGIKTEGDVQAIYVDTPGMHKGGEKALNRYMNKTASAALKDVDVVIFVVDRTKWTEEDQMVLERVQYVTGPLIVALNKTDRIEDKAELMPHLSWLQEQLPNAQVIPISAQHGHNLDALERVIAEHLPENDHFFPEDQITDRSSRFLAAELVREKIMRQMGAELPYQITVEIEEFKQQGKTLHIHALILVERDGQKKIIIGDKGERIKRIGTEARKDMELLFDSKIMLNLWVKVKGGWSDDERALRSLGYGDL; encoded by the coding sequence ATGACTGATACAAACGTAACTCGCTGTGGCTATGTCGCCATCGTTGGCCGCCCGAACGTGGGCAAGTCGACCCTGCTGAACCACATCCTGGGCCAGAAGCTGGCGATCACTTCGCGCAAGCCGCAGACCACCCGCCACAACATGCTCGGGATCAAGACCGAAGGCGACGTGCAAGCTATCTACGTCGACACCCCCGGCATGCACAAAGGCGGCGAGAAGGCCCTGAACCGCTATATGAACAAGACCGCTTCGGCGGCGTTGAAAGACGTCGACGTGGTGATCTTCGTGGTTGACCGGACCAAGTGGACCGAAGAAGACCAGATGGTGCTTGAGCGCGTGCAATACGTCACCGGCCCGTTGATCGTGGCGCTGAACAAGACTGACCGCATCGAAGACAAAGCCGAGCTGATGCCGCACCTGAGCTGGTTGCAGGAGCAGTTGCCGAACGCCCAGGTCATCCCGATTTCGGCTCAGCACGGTCACAACCTCGACGCGCTGGAGCGTGTGATCGCCGAGCACCTGCCGGAAAACGATCACTTCTTCCCGGAAGACCAGATCACCGACCGCAGCAGCCGCTTCCTCGCCGCCGAACTGGTGCGTGAGAAAATCATGCGCCAGATGGGCGCCGAGCTGCCGTACCAGATCACCGTGGAAATCGAAGAGTTCAAGCAGCAGGGCAAGACCCTGCACATCCACGCGCTGATCCTGGTCGAGCGTGACGGTCAGAAGAAGATCATCATTGGCGACAAGGGCGAGCGGATCAAACGCATCGGCACCGAAGCGCGCAAGGACATGGAGCTGCTGTTCGACTCCAAGATCATGCTCAACCTGTGGGTCAAGGTGAAGGGCGGCTGGTCCGACGACGAGCGCGCCTTGCGTTCGCTGGGTTACGGCGACTTGTAA
- the recO gene encoding DNA repair protein RecO, translating into MSSNPPPSQPAYVLHSRAYRENSALVDFITPQGRLRAVLRSARGKAGTLARPFVPLEVEFRGRGELKNVGRMDGAGIPTWLNGEALFSGLYLNELLIRLLPAEDPHPAVFEHYAATLLALAEGRALEPLLRSFEWRLLDDLGYGFALTSDIHQQPIEATGMYRLQVDAGLERVYLVQPGLFSGAELLAMAEADWGVPGALSAAKRLMRQALAVHLGGRPLVSRELFRKP; encoded by the coding sequence ATGTCCTCGAATCCACCGCCCAGCCAACCCGCCTACGTCCTCCACTCCCGCGCCTACCGCGAAAACAGCGCGCTGGTCGATTTCATCACCCCACAGGGTCGCTTGCGGGCGGTGTTGCGCAGTGCGCGGGGCAAGGCCGGGACGCTGGCGCGGCCGTTCGTGCCGCTGGAAGTCGAGTTTCGCGGGCGTGGCGAGCTAAAGAATGTCGGGCGCATGGACGGAGCAGGTATTCCCACCTGGCTCAATGGCGAGGCGCTGTTCAGCGGCTTGTACCTCAATGAGCTGCTGATTCGCCTGCTGCCCGCCGAAGATCCCCATCCCGCGGTATTCGAGCACTATGCCGCGACCTTGCTGGCCCTGGCCGAAGGCCGTGCGCTGGAACCCTTGCTGCGCTCGTTCGAATGGCGCCTGCTGGATGACCTCGGCTATGGCTTTGCGTTGACCAGCGATATCCACCAGCAACCAATCGAGGCGACGGGCATGTACCGCTTGCAGGTCGATGCCGGGCTGGAGCGGGTCTACCTGGTGCAGCCGGGATTGTTCAGCGGCGCCGAGCTGTTGGCCATGGCTGAAGCCGATTGGGGCGTGCCCGGCGCGCTGTCTGCGGCCAAGCGCCTGATGCGCCAGGCGCTGGCGGTTCATCTGGGTGGTCGTCCGCTTGTCAGTCGCGAGCTGTTTCGCAAGCCCTGA
- the pdxJ gene encoding pyridoxine 5'-phosphate synthase — translation MTTSTRILLGVNIDHVATLRQARGTRYPDPVKAALDAEEAGADGITVHLREDRRHIQERDVLLLKDVLQTRMNFEMGVTEEMMAFAEHIRPAHICLVPETRQELTTEGGLDVAGQEARIKAAVERLAKIGCEVSLFIDADERQIEASKRVGAPAIELHTGRYADAQTPSEVAEELQRVADGVACGLAQGLIVNAGHGLHYHNVEAVAAIKGINELNIGHALVAHALFVGFKSAVAEMKALIVAAAAKA, via the coding sequence GTGACCACCAGCACTCGCATTCTTCTTGGCGTGAATATCGACCACGTTGCCACCCTGCGTCAGGCCCGGGGCACTCGTTACCCTGACCCGGTCAAGGCAGCGCTGGACGCGGAAGAGGCGGGGGCCGATGGCATCACCGTGCATTTGCGCGAGGACCGCCGGCACATCCAGGAGCGCGACGTGTTGCTGCTCAAGGATGTGCTGCAAACCCGGATGAACTTCGAAATGGGCGTCACCGAGGAAATGATGGCGTTCGCCGAGCACATTCGCCCGGCGCACATCTGCCTGGTGCCGGAAACCCGCCAGGAACTGACCACCGAAGGCGGCCTGGATGTCGCGGGGCAGGAGGCGCGGATCAAGGCGGCGGTGGAGCGTCTGGCGAAGATCGGCTGCGAAGTGTCGCTGTTCATCGATGCCGACGAGCGCCAGATCGAAGCCTCGAAGCGGGTCGGCGCCCCGGCGATCGAGCTGCACACCGGGCGCTACGCTGATGCCCAGACACCCAGCGAAGTCGCCGAAGAGCTGCAGCGCGTGGCCGATGGCGTGGCCTGTGGCCTGGCCCAGGGCCTGATCGTCAATGCCGGTCACGGCTTGCACTACCACAACGTCGAAGCGGTAGCGGCGATCAAGGGCATCAATGAGTTGAACATCGGCCACGCGCTGGTGGCCCATGCGCTGTTTGTCGGCTTCAAGTCGGCGGTGGCCGAGATGAAGGCGCTGATTGTGGCGGCTGCGGCCAAGGCCTGA
- a CDS encoding Nif3-like dinuclear metal center hexameric protein: MYKLGFFVPDSHVEVVKSAVFAAGGGRIGAYDHCAWQALGQGQFRPLDGSQPFIGEAGQVERVEEWKVELVVADELIHSVVVALKQSHPYETPAYEVWRLEDF, from the coding sequence GTGTACAAGCTCGGTTTTTTTGTTCCCGACAGCCATGTCGAGGTGGTCAAGAGTGCCGTATTCGCCGCCGGTGGCGGACGCATAGGGGCCTATGACCACTGCGCCTGGCAAGCGCTTGGCCAGGGCCAGTTCCGACCACTGGACGGCAGTCAGCCGTTCATTGGCGAAGCCGGGCAGGTCGAGCGGGTCGAGGAATGGAAGGTCGAGTTGGTAGTGGCTGACGAGTTGATCCACTCGGTGGTGGTGGCGCTGAAACAGAGCCATCCCTATGAGACACCGGCGTATGAGGTGTGGCGGTTGGAGGATTTCTAA
- the lepB gene encoding signal peptidase I encodes MSLNFPLLLVIAVFVCGLLALLDLVFLAPRRRAAIASYQGTVSQPDQVVVEKLNKEPMLVEYGKSFFPVLFIVLVLRSFLVEPFQIPSGSMKPTLDVGDFILVNKFSYGIRLPVLDKKIIEVGDPQRGDVMVFRYPSDPNVNYIKRVVGLPGDQIRYTADKKLFVNGESIAEQLVGSEPGTLGSAELYKEKLGAAEHMIRKEMTRYRATPDRQWTVPAGHYFMMGDNRDNSNDSRYWDDPNIPKNLLGMVPDQNIVGKAFAVWMSWPEPKLSHLPNFSRVGLIK; translated from the coding sequence ATGTCACTAAATTTCCCGCTGTTGCTGGTCATCGCTGTCTTCGTCTGCGGTTTGTTGGCCTTGCTCGACCTGGTGTTTCTGGCGCCGCGTCGGCGTGCCGCCATTGCCTCCTATCAGGGCACGGTCAGCCAACCGGACCAGGTTGTGGTCGAGAAGCTGAACAAGGAGCCGATGCTGGTTGAATACGGCAAATCGTTCTTTCCGGTGCTGTTCATCGTGCTGGTGTTGCGTTCGTTTCTGGTGGAGCCGTTCCAGATTCCGTCGGGTTCGATGAAGCCGACCCTGGATGTCGGCGACTTCATCCTGGTGAACAAGTTCTCTTACGGGATCCGCTTGCCGGTGCTCGACAAGAAAATCATCGAGGTGGGTGATCCGCAGCGCGGTGATGTGATGGTGTTCCGTTACCCGAGCGACCCGAACGTCAACTACATCAAGCGTGTGGTCGGCCTGCCGGGCGACCAGATTCGCTACACCGCTGACAAGAAACTGTTCGTCAATGGCGAGTCGATTGCCGAACAACTGGTCGGCTCCGAGCCGGGAACCCTGGGCAGCGCCGAGCTGTACAAGGAAAAACTCGGTGCGGCCGAGCACATGATCCGCAAGGAAATGACGCGCTATCGCGCCACTCCTGACCGTCAGTGGACAGTGCCTGCCGGGCACTACTTCATGATGGGCGACAACCGCGATAACTCGAACGACAGTCGCTACTGGGATGACCCGAACATTCCCAAGAACCTGCTGGGCATGGTTCCCGACCAGAACATCGTCGGCAAGGCCTTCGCGGTCTGGATGAGCTGGCCTGAACCAAAACTCAGCCACCTGCCGAATTTCTCGCGGGTTGGCCTGATCAAGTAA
- the rnc gene encoding ribonuclease III, whose protein sequence is MSVSLSRLERQLGYTFKDQELMVLALTHRSFAGRNNERLEFLGDAILNFVAGEALFDRFPLAREGQLSRLRARLVKGETLAVLARGFDLGEHLRLGSGELKSGGFRRESILADALEALIGAIYLDAGMDMARERVLAWLASEFESLTLVDTNKDPKTRLQEFLQSRACELPRYEVVDIQGEPHCRTFFVECEITLLNEKSRGQGVSRRIAEQVAAAAALIALGVENGHD, encoded by the coding sequence GTGAGCGTCTCTTTAAGTCGTCTTGAGCGTCAGCTCGGCTACACCTTCAAGGACCAGGAACTGATGGTCCTGGCCCTCACTCATCGCAGCTTTGCCGGGCGCAACAACGAACGCCTGGAATTCCTCGGTGACGCCATCCTTAACTTTGTCGCCGGTGAAGCCCTGTTCGACCGCTTCCCGCTGGCCCGCGAAGGCCAGTTGTCGCGTTTGCGCGCGCGTCTGGTGAAAGGCGAGACACTGGCGGTACTGGCGCGTGGTTTTGACCTGGGCGAGCATTTGCGCCTGGGCTCCGGCGAGCTGAAAAGTGGTGGCTTCCGTCGTGAGTCGATCCTGGCCGATGCCCTCGAGGCGCTGATTGGTGCGATCTACCTCGACGCTGGCATGGACATGGCGCGTGAGCGGGTACTGGCCTGGCTGGCGTCTGAGTTCGAGAGCCTGACCCTGGTCGACACCAACAAGGATCCGAAGACCCGCCTGCAGGAATTCCTGCAGTCGCGTGCCTGTGAGCTGCCGCGTTACGAAGTGGTGGATATCCAGGGTGAGCCGCATTGCCGGACGTTCTTCGTCGAATGTGAAATCACCTTACTGAACGAAAAAAGCCGTGGCCAGGGCGTCAGCCGTCGTATTGCCGAACAGGTAGCGGCCGCTGCAGCACTGATCGCCCTGGGCGTGGAGAATGGCCATGACTGA
- the purL gene encoding phosphoribosylformylglycinamidine synthase, with product MLILRGAPALSAFRHSKLLEQLSQKVPAVSGLYAEFAHFAEVTGVLTGDEQQVLARLLKYGPSVPVQEPSGRLFLVLPRFGTISPWSSKASDIARNCGLAKIQRLERGIAFYVAGEFTDAQAQLIADGLHDRMTQIVLENLEQAAGLFSHSEPKPLTAIDVLGGGRAALEKANVELGLALAEDEIDYLVNAFVGLKRNPHDIELMMFAQANSEHCRHKIFNASWDIDGESQEKSLFGMIKNTYQMHSEGVLSAYKDNASVIVGSVAGRFFPDPETRQYGAVQEPVHILMKVETHNHPTAIAPFPGASTGSGGEIRDEGATGRGAKPKAGLTGFTVSNLQIPGFEQPWEVPYGKPERIVNALDIMIEGPLGGAAFNNEFGRPALTGYFRTFEQSISTPHGDEVRGYHKPIMLAGGMGNIREEHVKKGEILVGSKLIVLGGPAMLIGLGGGAASSMATGTSSADLDFASVQRENPEMERRCQEVIDRCWQLGDKNPISFIHDVGAGGLSNAFPELVNDGDRGGRFELRNIPNDEPGMAPHEIWSNESQERYVLAVGPADFERFKAICERERCPFAVVGEATAEPQLTVTDSHFGNSPVDMPLEVLLGKAPRMHRSVVRENELGDDFDPSTLDIANCVERVLHHPAVASKSFLITIGDRTITGLVARDQMVGPWQVPVADVAVTATSFDVYTGEAMAMGERTPLALLDAPASGRMAIGETLTNIAASRIAKLSDIKLSANWMSAAGHPGEDARLYDTVKAVGMELCPELGITIPVGKDSMSMATRWNEEGVDKTVTSPMSLIVTGFAPVTDIRQTLTPQLRMDKGTTDLILIDLGRGQNRMGASILAQVHGKLGSQAPDVDDAEDLKAFFAVIQGLNADGHLLAYHDRSDGGLLTSAVEMAFAGHCGLSLNLDGLAETSADIAAILFNEELGAVIQVRQDATPDILAQFSAAGLGDCVSVIGQPINNGEVSITFNGETVFEGQRRLLQRQWAETSYQIQRLRDNADCADQEFDVVLEEDNPGLSVKLSFDVNQDIAAPYIKKGIRPQVAVLREQGVNGQVEMAAAFDRAGFSAIDVHMSDILAGRVDLNEFKGLVACGGFSYGDVLGAGEGWAKSALFNSRARDAFQGFFERNDSFTLGVCNGCQMMSNLHELIPGSEFWPHFVRNRSEQFEARVAMVQVQESNSIFLQGMAGSRMPIAIAHGEGHAEFESEEALLEADLSGCVALRFVDNHGKVTESYPANPNGSPRGITGLTSRDGRVTIMMPHPERVFRAVQNSWRSDDWNEDAPWMRMFRNARVWVN from the coding sequence ATGTTGATCCTGCGCGGCGCTCCTGCCCTTTCTGCCTTTCGCCACAGCAAACTCCTAGAGCAACTGAGCCAGAAGGTTCCGGCTGTCAGTGGCCTCTATGCTGAATTCGCTCACTTCGCCGAAGTCACCGGCGTCCTGACCGGCGACGAACAGCAGGTGCTTGCGCGCCTTCTGAAGTACGGCCCAAGCGTTCCGGTACAAGAGCCAAGTGGCCGACTGTTCCTGGTGTTGCCACGTTTCGGCACCATTTCGCCCTGGTCGAGCAAGGCCAGCGACATTGCCCGTAACTGCGGCCTGGCAAAAATCCAGCGCCTGGAGCGTGGCATCGCGTTCTATGTCGCCGGTGAGTTCACAGACGCCCAGGCCCAGTTGATCGCTGACGGCCTGCACGACCGCATGACCCAGATCGTGCTGGAGAACCTCGAGCAGGCTGCCGGCCTGTTCAGTCATTCCGAGCCCAAGCCGCTGACCGCGATCGACGTGCTGGGTGGCGGTCGCGCCGCGCTGGAAAAAGCCAACGTCGAGCTGGGCCTGGCCCTGGCCGAAGACGAGATCGACTATCTGGTCAACGCCTTCGTCGGCTTGAAGCGCAACCCGCACGACATCGAACTGATGATGTTCGCCCAGGCGAACTCCGAGCACTGCCGTCACAAGATTTTCAACGCCAGTTGGGACATCGACGGTGAGAGCCAGGAAAAAAGCCTGTTCGGCATGATCAAGAACACCTATCAGATGCACAGCGAAGGCGTACTGTCCGCTTATAAGGACAACGCTTCGGTGATCGTCGGTTCGGTGGCCGGTCGTTTCTTCCCGGACCCTGAAACCCGCCAGTACGGCGCGGTGCAGGAGCCGGTGCACATCCTGATGAAGGTCGAAACCCACAACCACCCGACCGCGATCGCCCCGTTCCCGGGCGCATCCACCGGTTCCGGCGGCGAGATCCGCGACGAAGGCGCCACCGGTCGCGGCGCCAAGCCAAAGGCTGGCCTGACCGGTTTCACCGTGTCCAACCTGCAGATTCCTGGCTTCGAACAGCCGTGGGAAGTGCCGTACGGCAAGCCAGAGCGCATCGTCAACGCCCTCGACATCATGATCGAAGGCCCGCTGGGCGGCGCCGCGTTCAACAACGAGTTCGGCCGTCCGGCCCTGACCGGTTACTTCCGTACCTTCGAACAGTCCATCAGCACCCCGCATGGTGATGAAGTTCGCGGTTACCACAAGCCGATCATGCTCGCAGGCGGCATGGGTAACATCCGCGAAGAACACGTCAAGAAAGGCGAGATTCTGGTCGGCTCCAAGCTGATCGTGCTCGGCGGCCCGGCGATGTTGATCGGCCTGGGTGGCGGTGCCGCTTCCTCGATGGCCACCGGCACCAGCTCGGCCGATCTGGACTTCGCTTCGGTTCAACGCGAAAACCCGGAAATGGAGCGCCGTTGCCAGGAAGTCATCGACCGTTGCTGGCAACTGGGTGACAAGAACCCGATCAGCTTCATCCACGACGTGGGTGCCGGTGGTCTGTCCAACGCCTTCCCGGAACTGGTCAACGACGGCGACCGTGGTGGCCGTTTCGAATTGCGTAACATTCCAAACGACGAGCCGGGCATGGCCCCGCACGAAATCTGGTCCAACGAATCCCAGGAGCGTTATGTCCTGGCGGTTGGCCCGGCTGATTTCGAGCGCTTCAAGGCGATCTGCGAACGTGAGCGTTGCCCGTTCGCCGTGGTCGGCGAAGCCACTGCCGAACCGCAGCTGACCGTGACCGACAGCCACTTTGGCAACAGCCCGGTGGACATGCCACTGGAAGTGTTGCTGGGCAAGGCGCCACGCATGCACCGTTCGGTGGTTCGTGAAAATGAACTGGGCGACGATTTCGATCCGTCGACCCTGGACATCGCCAACTGCGTCGAGCGCGTCCTGCATCACCCGGCCGTGGCCAGCAAGAGCTTCCTGATCACCATCGGCGACCGCACCATCACCGGCCTCGTGGCGCGTGACCAGATGGTCGGCCCTTGGCAGGTGCCGGTGGCTGACGTGGCCGTTACCGCCACCAGCTTCGACGTCTATACCGGTGAAGCCATGGCCATGGGCGAGCGTACCCCGCTGGCCCTGCTGGACGCTCCGGCGTCGGGCCGTATGGCGATCGGCGAGACCCTGACCAACATTGCCGCCTCGCGCATTGCCAAGCTTTCCGACATCAAACTGTCGGCGAACTGGATGTCGGCAGCCGGTCACCCGGGCGAAGACGCACGTCTGTACGACACCGTGAAAGCGGTCGGCATGGAACTGTGCCCTGAGCTGGGTATCACCATTCCGGTGGGCAAGGACTCGATGTCCATGGCCACGCGTTGGAACGAGGAAGGTGTCGACAAGACCGTGACCTCGCCGATGTCGCTAATCGTCACCGGCTTCGCGCCAGTGACCGACATCCGTCAGACCCTGACCCCACAACTGCGCATGGACAAGGGTACCACCGACCTGATCCTGATCGACCTCGGTCGTGGTCAGAACCGCATGGGCGCCTCGATCCTCGCCCAGGTTCACGGCAAGCTCGGTTCCCAGGCTCCGGACGTCGACGACGCCGAAGACCTGAAAGCCTTCTTCGCGGTGATCCAGGGCCTCAACGCCGACGGCCACCTGCTGGCGTACCACGACCGTTCCGACGGTGGCCTGCTGACCAGCGCCGTGGAAATGGCCTTCGCCGGTCACTGTGGTCTGAGCCTGAACCTCGACGGCCTGGCGGAAACGTCGGCTGACATCGCCGCAATCCTGTTCAACGAAGAGTTGGGTGCGGTGATCCAGGTTCGCCAGGACGCCACCCCGGACATCCTCGCGCAGTTCAGCGCTGCCGGTCTGGGCGACTGCGTCTCGGTGATCGGTCAGCCGATCAACAATGGCGAAGTCAGCATCACCTTCAACGGCGAAACCGTATTCGAAGGCCAGCGCCGTCTGCTGCAACGCCAATGGGCGGAAACCAGCTACCAGATCCAGCGCCTGCGTGACAACGCCGACTGCGCCGATCAAGAGTTCGACGTGGTGCTGGAAGAAGACAACCCGGGCCTGAGCGTCAAGCTCAGCTTCGACGTCAACCAGGACATCGCTGCGCCGTACATCAAGAAAGGCATCCGCCCACAGGTTGCCGTGCTGCGCGAGCAGGGTGTCAACGGTCAGGTGGAAATGGCTGCAGCCTTCGACCGCGCCGGTTTCAGTGCGATCGACGTGCACATGAGCGACATTCTGGCCGGCCGCGTCGACCTGAACGAGTTCAAGGGCCTGGTGGCTTGCGGTGGCTTCTCCTACGGCGACGTACTGGGTGCCGGTGAAGGCTGGGCCAAGTCTGCGTTGTTTAACAGCCGTGCCCGCGATGCGTTCCAGGGTTTCTTCGAGCGCAACGACAGCTTCACCCTCGGCGTGTGCAACGGTTGCCAGATGATGTCCAACCTGCACGAGTTGATCCCGGGCAGCGAGTTCTGGCCGCACTTCGTGCGTAACCGCTCGGAGCAGTTCGAAGCCCGTGTGGCCATGGTCCAGGTCCAGGAATCGAACTCGATCTTCCTGCAGGGCATGGCCGGTTCGCGCATGCCGATCGCCATCGCTCACGGTGAAGGTCATGCCGAGTTCGAAAGCGAAGAGGCACTGCTCGAAGCCGACCTGTCCGGTTGCGTGGCGCTGCGTTTTGTCGACAACCACGGCAAGGTCACCGAAAGTTACCCGGCCAACCCGAACGGTTCGCCGCGCGGGATCACCGGCCTCACCAGCCGCGACGGTCGCGTGACCATCATGATGCCGCACCCGGAACGTGTGTTCCGCGCCGTGCAGAACTCGTGGCGCTCGGACGACTGGAACGAAGACGCTCCGTGGATGCGCATGTTCCGTAATGCTCGGGTCTGGGTGAACTAA